Proteins encoded together in one Cicer arietinum cultivar CDC Frontier isolate Library 1 chromosome 4, Cicar.CDCFrontier_v2.0, whole genome shotgun sequence window:
- the LOC101492538 gene encoding zinc finger protein ZAT7-like, with the protein MMKREREGENINITSMAKYLMLLSHGSEFDHEKNYSSNLNNRVFECKTCKRQFSSFQALGGHRASHKKPRLMEITSSDDQVLHHDSIVATTTTKVKTHECSICGLEFAIGQALGGHMRRHRRKEQRANNSNENMHTFMTNTSNSSSSGCSTIDNTNSENMKKGNTKRFLFLDLNLTPLENDLKFLKIGQSTLNLVDCFN; encoded by the coding sequence ATGatgaagagagaaagagaaggtGAAAATATTAACATCACATCCATGGCTAAATATTTGATGTTACTTTCTCATGGAAGTGAATTTGATCATGAAAAAAATTACTCTTCAAATTTGAACAACCGTGTGTTTGAGTGCAAGACATGTAAAAGACAATTTTCGTCGTTTCAAGCATTGGGAGGACACCGTGCGAGTCACAAGAAACCGAGGTTGATGGAGATCACGAGTAGTGATGATCAAGTGCTTCATCATGATTCAATAgttgcaacaacaacaacaaaagttaAAACTCATGAATGTTCAATTTGTGGATTGGAATTTGCAATAGGACAAGCTTTAGGTGGTCACATGAGAAGACATAGAAGAAAAGAACAAAGAGCTAATAATTCAAATGAAAATATGCACACTTTTATGACAAATACTAGTAATAGTAGTAGTAGTGGTTGCAGCACTATTGATAATACTAATTCAGAGAATATGAAAAAGGGGAACACCAAgagatttttgtttttggattTGAATTTGACTCCTTTAGAGAATGATTTGAAGTTTTTGAAGATTGGACAATCAACTCTTAATTTGGTGGATTGTTTCAATTAA
- the LOC105851903 gene encoding uncharacterized protein: protein MELKKVMKDKKFWFASFLITWAAALQGHMMWLQRQDSFKQKFPDLDPSETTNHN from the exons atggaaTTGAAAAAAGTGATGAAAGACAAGAAATTCTGGTTTGCATCTTTCCTTATCACCTGGGCAGCTGCTCTCCAG GGACACATGATGTGGTTACAGCGCCAAGATTCCTTCAAGCAAAAGTTCCCTGACCTTGATCCTTCCGAAACCACCAATCATAATTGA